One genomic window of Cyprinus carpio isolate SPL01 chromosome B8, ASM1834038v1, whole genome shotgun sequence includes the following:
- the LOC109095249 gene encoding serine/threonine-protein kinase NIM1-like gives MTAVYPAGGGSVRVSEVATGPQRYARWSRQDSSDICTDDEGTQSRRLTPLEKLNLDMCQDEKMVRELTVGRRIGFYKIRGEIGCGNFSHVKLGIHALTKDKVAIKILDKTKLDQKTQRLLSREISSMEKLHHPNIIRLYEVVETLTRLHLVMEYAGGGELYTKISTEGKLSDIDSKIVFSQVLSAVKHMHDNNIIHRDLKAENVFYTCSTCVKVGDFGFSTVSRRDETLNTFCGSPPYAAPELFRDEHYIGVCVDIWALGVMLFFMVTGTMPFRAETVAKLKRCILDGTYTVPTWVPDPCQKLIRGILQPQPSDRYTVEQMMGCEWLLPVEFPKAMEPFKLDPLHLAESKPGELEEHEIEVRNALEALGITADHIRNNQGKDCRSSITGVYRILLHRAHKRQAVESMPVVTHVVNGTDAKKDRLKTYRSLRHTSKLCIIL, from the exons ATGACTGCTGTGTACCCGGCTGGGGGGGGCTCCGTCAGGGTCTCAGAAGTGGCCACGGGTCCCCAGCGCTATGCCCGATGGAGCCGACAAGACAGCTCCGACATCTGCACGGACGACGAGGGGACCCAGTCGCGCCGCCTCACCCCACTGGAGAAGCTCAATCTGGACATGTGCCAGGATGAGAAGATGGTGAGAGAGCTCACCGTGGGCCGCCGCATCGGCTTCTACAAGATACGTGGCGAGATCGGCTGTGGAAACTTTTCCCATGTCAAGCTGGGCATCCATGCGCTGACGAAAG ACAAAGTAGCCATCAAGATCTTGGACAAAACCAAGCTCGATCAGAAGACCCAAAGGCTGCTGTCCCGGGAGATATCAAGCATGGAAAAGCTGCACCATCCAAATATCATCCGTCTGTATGAGGTGGTGGAGACGCTGACCCGTCTGCACCTGGTCATGGAGTACGCAGGCGGAGGAGAGCTCTACACGAAGATCAGCACAGAGGGGAAGCTCTCTGACATCGACAGCAAGATCGTCTTCTCTCAGGTTCTCTCAGCTGTGAAGCATATG CACGACAATAACATCATTCATAGAGACCTGAAAGCAGAGAATGTTTTTTACACCTGTAGCACCTGCGTTAAAGTGGGAGACTTTGGCTTCAGCACCGTCAGCCGCCGTGACGAGACCCTCAACACCTTCTGTGGTTCTCCCCCTTACGCCGCTCCTGAGCTCTTCAGGGATGAGCACTACATAGGTGTTTGCGTAGACATCTGGGCCCTGGGGGTCATGCTTTTCTTTATGGTGACCGGCACCATGCCCTTCCGTGCCGAAACGGTGGCCAAGCTGAAGCGCTGCATCCTGGATGGGACGTACACAGTGCCTACTTGGGTGCCGGACCCTTGCCAGAAACTAATCCGCGGCATCCTGCAACCCCAGCCATCTGATCGCTACACCGTAGAGCAGATGATGGGCTGTGAGTGGCTGCTGCCGGTGGAGTTTCCCAAGGCCATGGAGCCCTTCAAACTGGACCCGCTCCATCTGGCTGAGTCTAAGCCAGGGGAGCTTGAAGAGCATGAGATAGAGGTGAGGAACGCCCTGGAGGCTCTTGGCATCACCGCAGACCACATTCGTAACAACCAGGGCAAAGACTGCAGGAGCTCCATCACTGGAGTCTATCGAATCCTCTTACACCGTGCACATAAACGACAAGCGGTGGAGAGCATGCCAGTAGTTACTCACGTAGTGAACGGAACTGATGCTAAAAAGGACCGTCTGAAGACATACAGGAGCCTTAGACATACGTCTAAACTCTGCATCATTCTGTGA
- the LOC109095239 gene encoding zinc finger protein 131-like: protein MSVDGDVDYGHEFPAHYKVMLDKLNEQRQLDQFTDITLIVDGHQFRAHKAVLAACSQFFHKFFQDFTQEPLVEIEGVGNTAFRHLMEFTYTATLAVNGEEEVNDVWRAAEYLQMQEAIKALNNRRNGTASVDSSQALAGKSKAKKRKIAETSNVITETLPSVETESVEIEVEVGEEHIEVEESGLVEVVDAARSSTEPSSDDSALALLADITSKYQQGEQTLHVMKKEVDDSVVVPEEAVIASKTLENIEVVEVQISQLDNLFRCDKCDRCFKLYYHLKQHMKTHTATPDKGFVCRHCGKTYAREGALKQHLNNYHFDAEEQSQRQKKKVHVCEYCEKQFDHFGHFKEHLRKHTGEKPFECPECHERFARNSTLKCHMSACQNGAGAKKGRKKLYECQVCSSVFNSWEQFKDHLVTHTGEKPNHCTICDQWFTQPKDLHIHLQELHGLQEKVIVTEEVMISDPATILAMTEVEEGEERVILEDGMRVEHVTVEPVDVVAVEESLVVEEETPIQTSQTVGGVEETVVLQVDGERLKERAMEIQIEQVTVAEPAECQVKQEAVDSSKEVKTANV from the exons ATGTCTGTTGATGGAGATGTTGACTATGGGCATGAGTTTCCAGCCCATTACAAAGTGATGCTTGACAAACTGAATGAGCAGCGTCAGCTGGATCAGTTCACAGACATCACTCTTATTGTGGATG GACATCAGTTTCGGGCCCACAAAGCTGTTCTGGCTGCCTGCAGTCAGTTTTTCCACAAATTCTTTCAGGACTTCACTCAAGAGCCTCTAGTGGAAATTGAAG GTGTTGGCAACACTGCCTTCCGTCACCTAATGGAGTTCACTTATACAGCTACATTAGCTGTGAATGGTGAGGAAGAAGTCAATGATGTCTGGAGAGCTGCAGAGTACCTTCAAATGCAGGAGGCGATCAAAGCGTTGAACAACAG AAGGAATGGTACTGCTTCAGTAGACTCCTCCCAGGCCTTGGCAGGAAAGAGCAAGGCTAAGAAGAGGAAAATCGCAGAGACCTCCAATGTGATCACTGAGACTCTTCCTTCAGTGGAGACCGAATCTGTTGAAATCGAAGTGGAGGTTGGCGAGGAACATATTGAGGTGGAGGAAAGTGGCCTGGTGGAAGTAGTGGATGCCGCTAGGAGTTCAACCGAACCCTCATCGGATGACTCCGCATTGGCCTTATTGGCCGACATCACCAGCAAGTACCAGCAGGGAGAGCAGACACTCCATGTGATGAAAAAGGAAGTAGATGATTCGGTAGTCGTGCCGGAAGAGGCTGTGATTGCCTCCAAGACCCTGGAGAATATTGAAGTGGTGGAGGTTCAGATCTCTCAGCTGGACAACCTTTTCCGTTGTGACAAGTGCGACCGCTGCTTCAAACTCTACTACCACCTCAAACAGCACATGAAGACTCACACCGCTACCCCAGATAAGGGCTTTGTCTGCAGGCACTGTGGTAAAACATATGCCCGGGAAGGAGCCCTCAAACAGCACTTGAATAATTACCATTTTGATGCGGAGGAACAGTCCCAACGACAGAAAAAGAAAGTGCATGTTTGCGAGTACTGTGAGAAGCAGTTTGATCATTTTGGACACTTCAAAGAGCATTTAAGGAAGCACACAG GTGAGAAACCCTTTGAGTGCCCGGAGTGCCATGAACGTTTTGCCAGGAACAGTACGCTGAAGTGCCATATGTCAGCATGTCAAAATGGGGCTGGAGCCAAAAAAGGGAGAAAGAAGCTGTATGAATGCCAG GTCTGTAGCAGTGTTTTCAATAGTTGGGAGCAGTTCAAGGACCACTTAGTGACCCACACGGGTGAGAAACCCAACCACTGCACCATTTGCGATCAGTGGTTCACGCAACCCAAAGACCTCCACATTCATCTGCAAGAACTCCACGGCTTGCAGGAGAAGGTTATCGTCACAGAGGAAGTCATGATTTCAGACCCAGCCACGATCTTGGCTATGACGGAGGttgaggagggagaggagagggtgATCCTGGAGGACGGCATGCGTGTGGAGCATGTCACTGTGGAGCCGGTGGACGTTGTTGCTGTTGAGGAGTCTCTCGTAGTGGAGGAAGAGACGCCGATACAGACTTCTCAGACTGTGGGTGGGGTGGAAGAGACAGTGGTTTTACAAGTAGATGGCGAGAGATTGAAAGAACGAGCAATGGAAATCCAAATAGAACAGGTGACTGTTGCAGAACCAGCAGAATGTCAAGTTAAACAAGAGGCAGTGGACAGTTCGAAAGAAGTAAAGACTGCAAATGTATGA